The following proteins are co-located in the Clostridiaceae bacterium genome:
- the nuoE gene encoding NADH-quinone oxidoreductase subunit NuoE: MGQTKCCCSCVDERQQKLQEIINKYKNTKGALIPVLHEAQELYGYLPLSVQKQIAEGLNVSLAEIYGVVTFYTRFSLKKKGKYLIQVCLGTACYVKGASLVLDKLQEKLGIHVGDTTEDGLFTLEACRCIGACGLAPVIMINEDVYGRLTPDDIEGIIEKYKNA; this comes from the coding sequence ATGGGTCAAACTAAATGCTGCTGCAGTTGCGTTGACGAGAGACAGCAAAAACTGCAAGAAATTATCAACAAATACAAAAACACGAAGGGTGCTTTAATTCCCGTATTGCACGAGGCACAAGAGCTTTACGGTTATCTGCCCTTAAGTGTGCAGAAGCAAATAGCCGAAGGGCTAAACGTATCTCTCGCAGAAATCTATGGTGTAGTAACATTTTACACAAGATTCTCACTCAAGAAAAAAGGAAAGTATCTTATTCAGGTATGTCTGGGAACTGCATGCTATGTAAAGGGAGCAAGCCTTGTTCTGGATAAGCTTCAGGAAAAGCTGGGTATTCATGTTGGTGATACAACGGAAGACGGTTTGTTTACTCTTGAAGCCTGCAGATGTATAGGAGCATGCGGACTTGCACCGGTTATAATGATTAATGAAGATGTATATGGAAGACTTACTCCTGATGATATAGAAGGCATTATTGAAAAGTATAAGAATGCATGA